A stretch of Elephas maximus indicus isolate mEleMax1 chromosome 20, mEleMax1 primary haplotype, whole genome shotgun sequence DNA encodes these proteins:
- the LOC126063626 gene encoding putative serine protease 42, with protein MTAGRGPVWREPAPVRARAPDTRRCREDPPHPPSECNMDHSGELWPSDSVLRSALTPRSWAGFRRDAAWSEELRETEGAPPSPPRLESSQRGNLLFLLCRPARPSDDPAGHRLVPVSRQNREQGRQRPRGGATRRPEPLGVPMASPGGPLGGGGGPLALLVLLLLLQPRLSEARAGAEGSRGRSVPRSRSPLPSREGRQDPGASPQNPPPVGTQPSFDVPGSSGTAFRGCGQPDVKIVGGEESRAGEWPWQVSLRVRRKHICGGSLISEQWVLTAAHCILSRYSYSIKMGDLSIFDEVNTSVVIPVQNIIVHPEFTRIGSVQNDIALLYLLFPVNFTSTIQPICIPEESFQVAAGTRCWVTGWGRQGEGGEISQRPYSETLQKVDQYIIRYENCNNIMKQTMSTFSDVVRKGMICGYKAGGKDSCQGDSGGPMVCEYNQTWMQVGIVSWGLGCGRHGTPGIYTEVSAYRNWLGSVLSRSTSLYPVVSHIVLLFLVPPLGILVTL; from the exons TTCTGACAGTGTCCTCAGAAGTGCTCTAACTCCGCGGTCCTGGGCCGGGTTCCGGCGGGACGCAGCCTGGAGTGAGGAACTGAGGGAGACCGAGGGCGCGCCACCGTCCCCGCCCAGGCTGGAGAGCTCGCAGCGCGGGAATCTGCTGTTCCTGCTCTGCCGACCGGCCCGCCCCTCCGACGACCCCGCGGGCCACCGCCTGGTCCCAGTTTCCCGCCAGAACCGAGAGCAGGGCCGGCAGCGGCCGCGAGGGGGCGCCACGAGAAGGCCCGAACCGCTGGGGGTGCCCATGGCGTCCCCGGGCGGCCCcctcggcggcggcggcggcccccTGGCTCTGTTGGTTCTGCTCCTGCTCCTTCAGCCCCGGCTCAGCGAGGCCCGGGCGGGCGCCGAGGGGTCGCGGGGCAGGTCGGTGCCGCGCTCCCGCTCCCCTCTCCCCTCGAGAGAGGGCCGCCAGGACCCTGGAGCCAGCCCGCAGAATCCGCCACCTGTCGGGACTCAGCCATCCTTCGACGTCCCTGGATCCAGTGGGACGGCTTTTCGGG GGTGTGGCCAGCCTGATGTGAAAATAGTAGGAGGAGAGGAATCCAGAGCAGGGGAGTGGCCCTGGCAGGTGAGCCTGAGAGTCCGTCGCAAGCACATCTGTGGAGGCTCGCTCATCTCAGAGCAGTGGGTGCTGACTGCCGCCCACTGTATTTTAAG CCGTTACAGCTACAGCATCAAGATGGGAGATCTGAGTATCTTTGATGAAGTCAACACCAGTGTGGTGATCCCTGTCCAAAACATCATTGTCCACCCTGAGTTCACAAGAATCGGAAGTGTTCAAAATGACATCGCCCTTCTCTATCTCCTCTTTcctgtgaatttcacctcaaccATCCAGCCCATCTGCATCCCTGAGGAGTCTTTCCAGGTGGCAGCTGGAACCAGGTGCTGGGTGACTGGATGGGGCCGACAGGGAGAAGGCGGTGAGATTT CTCAGCGTCCTTATTCAGAAACTCTCCAGAAGGTCGACCAATACATCATCCGCTATGAAAACTGTAATAACATAATGAAGCAGACCATGTCAACTTTTTCAGATGTAGTGAGGAAAGGGATGATCTGTGGCTATAAAGCTGGCGGAAAAGATTCTTGTCAG gGAGATTCTGGGGGACCCATGGTCTGTGAATATAACCAAACCTGGATGCAGGTGGGGATCGTGAGCTGGGGCCTCGGCTGTGGTCGTCATGGAACACCTGGAATCTACACGGAAGTTAGTGCCTACAGGAACTGGCTAGGCTCAGTGTTGAGCCGGTCTACCTCTTTGTATCCAGTGGTATCCCACATCGTACTCCTGTTTCTGGTGCCACCCTTGGGCATCCTGGTGACCCTGTGA